Proteins encoded by one window of Misgurnus anguillicaudatus chromosome 4, ASM2758022v2, whole genome shotgun sequence:
- the nhlrc2 gene encoding NHL repeat-containing protein 2 isoform X2, which produces MLDFFTYCCINCMHILPDLHQLEQSYSVEDGLVVIGVHSAKFPNEKVLENVRSAVLRYDITHPVVNDSDARLWQDLEVSCWPTLVLLGPRGNLLFSLVGEGHRERIFLFTAAALKHYREKGLLKNHSVGIKLYKDSLPPSILSFPGKIAMDPCSKRLVIADTGHHRVLVVSNTGQVLHAVGGPSSGRRDGNLSEAQFSSPQGVCMKGDTVYVADTENHLIRKIDLLEGNVTTLAGIGVQGTDKEGGAPGPQQPISSPWDVTLGNAGGDVLWVAMAGTHQIWALFLEDGKLPKGSDCRKGACVRFAGSGNEENRNNAYPHKAGLAQPSGLALAPKEPWECLFIADSESSTIRSLSLKDGAVKHVVGGERDPLNLFAFGDIDGKGIDAKLQHPLGVCWDEGNSLLYVADSYNHKIKVVDPKTKQCRGLAGTGEAGNKLGPNFLESSFNEPGGLCVDEGKKLLYVADTNNHRIKVLDLETKAVSVFSIVVKSEVDSSKPVVKKVPKLPKSAPILTMPSITVSAGHSVTLLLKLALPAGTKLTEEAPSFWSLSAEGNEWLLEGQDVTGNIRHLSEPIVIASSIPAVPLSPNPTLTLDAWIYCCLSEGGACMMKAVSFRQPLLIGSTHQEGAVPVTLEHAF; this is translated from the exons ATGGTCTGGTGGTTATAGGTGTGCACTCTGCTAAATTTCCCAATGAGAAAGTCTTGGAGAACGTACGTAGCGCGGTCTTGCGATATGACATCACCCATCCCGTGGTGAACGACAGCGATGCTCGTCTGTGGCAGGACCTGGAAGTGTCCTGCTGGCCCACATTGGTGCTGTTGGGACCCCGGGGTAACCTGCTATTCTCCCTGGTGGGTGAAGGCCATCGTGAACGCATTTTCCTTTTCACCGCTGCTGCTCTCAAGCACTACAGAGAGAAAGGTCTGTTGAAGAATCACAGCGTGGGAATCAAACTGTATAAAGACTCCCTGCCCCCCTCCATCCTCTCCTTCCCTGGGAAAATAGCCATGGATCCCTGCAGCAAGCGGTTGGTGATTGCAGACACAGGACACCATAGGGTACTGGTGGTCTCCAATACTGGACAGGTGCTACATGCTGTTGGGG GTCCCTCAAGTGGAAGGCGAGATGGAAATTTGTCCGAAGCCCAGTTTAGTTCCCCACAAGGGGTTTGCATGAAGGGAGACACGGTTTACGTGGCTGACACCGAAAACCACCTTATTAGAAAG ATTGATCTTTTAGAGGGAAACGTCACAACCTTAGCTGGCATCGGGGTGCAAGGCACCGATAAAGAAGGCGGAGCACCAGGACCACAACAGCCAATTAGCTCTCCCTGGGATGTTACGCTTGGCAACGCAG GCGGTGATGTATTGTGGGTAGCCATGGCAGGAACGCATCAGATCTGGGCTCTCTTCCTGGAGGACGGGAAGCTTCCCAAAGGGAG CGACTGCAGAAAAGGAGCGTGTGTGCGCTTCGCGGGCAGTGGGAACGAGGAGAACAGAAATAACGCATACCCTCATAAAGCGGGTCTGGCTCAACCGTCTGGCCTGGCTTTGGCTCCAAAAGAGCCTTGGGAGTGCCTGTTCATCGCGGATAGTGAGAGCAGCACCATCCGTAGCCTTTCCCTGAAAGACGGAGCAGTCAAACACGTGgtggggggagagagagacccTTTG AACCTGTTTGCCTTTGGAGACATCGATGGCAAGGGTATAGACGCGAAACTGCAGCATCCATTGGGAGTGTGCTGGGATGAGGGCAACAGCCTCCTTTACGTGGCTGATTCTTACAACCACAAG ATCAAAGTGGTGGATCCAAAGACAAAGCAGTGCAGGGGTTTGGCAGGCACAGGAGAGGCTGGAAATAAGCTTGGTCCAAATTTCTTGGAGTCCAGTTTCAATGAACCTGGAGGCTTGTGCGTGGATGAGGGGAAGAAGCTTCTGTATGTGGCAGACACCAACAACCATCGCATCAAAGTTTTGGACCTGGAGACCAAAGCGGTCTCTGTG TTTTCTATTGTAGTGAAATCAGAGGTTGACTCCAGCAAACCTGTGGTGAAAAAGGTTCCCAAGCTTCCCAAATCAGCCCCGATCCTTACAATGCCATCCATCACGGTATCTGCGGGGCATTCTGTCACTCTTTTACTAAAACTGGCTTTACCAGCCGGGACCAAACTGACTGAAGAAGCTCCTAGTTTCTGGAGCCTATCTGCAGAag GTAATGAATGGCTCCTGGAGGGTCAGGATGTGACGGGGAACATACGCCATCTCTCAGAACCCATCGTCATCGCCTCATCAATCCCGGCAGTCCCTCTCTCCCCGAACCCCACGTTGACGCTCGATGCCTGGATCTACTGCTGCCTTAGTGAGGGTGGGGCTTGCATGATGAAGGCGGTGTCCTTCAGACAACCTCTCCTGATTGGCTCCACCCATCAGGAAGGAGCTGTTCCGGTGACGCTTGAACATGCTTTTTAA